One window of Enterobacter sp. RHBSTW-00175 genomic DNA carries:
- a CDS encoding GGDEF domain-containing protein: MTSQSWRSLVNKKYQLSLRLFLSLNAASALFSVTNPLYSVRLFSIPLIAIFALSVGLLAWHWKNKKRKVNIPVVSAIFGLLWAWQITAKFSLLTHDQGTYLVMALLTVLFIGSLAFVSNIKAFTLHSLPTFVVCLWLSNHDSWLRMAYSFALPMVAIGIHHVLQRRNDNFAQELLTRLLEERETLTDLTMVDPLTGLYNRRGLQTRLDNLPTVDNGEHFVLLLDIDHFKAYNDHYGHMMGDQALIRVSAAIRDAVRSRDIVARFGGEEFMVLLTNISLENARLTAERIRQKVYDLKIPHMFNESVATNVTISIGIAIFEGEDVEGALGKADKALYEAKHMGRNNILYSEELQTS; the protein is encoded by the coding sequence ATGACATCACAATCCTGGCGTTCTTTGGTCAACAAGAAATATCAATTATCTTTACGTTTGTTTTTATCTTTGAATGCTGCGTCTGCACTGTTCTCGGTAACAAACCCACTCTATTCCGTGCGCCTGTTCTCCATCCCCTTGATCGCTATTTTTGCGTTAAGCGTCGGTTTACTTGCCTGGCACTGGAAAAATAAAAAACGAAAAGTAAATATTCCTGTTGTTTCAGCGATCTTTGGTCTTTTATGGGCCTGGCAAATCACCGCTAAATTTTCGTTGCTTACGCACGATCAGGGCACCTATCTGGTCATGGCATTATTAACGGTGCTCTTTATTGGTTCGCTGGCATTTGTCAGTAATATCAAAGCATTTACATTGCACTCGTTACCAACTTTTGTCGTCTGCCTGTGGTTAAGCAATCATGACAGCTGGCTGCGTATGGCCTACTCCTTTGCCCTGCCGATGGTGGCTATTGGTATTCATCACGTTTTACAAAGACGTAATGACAATTTCGCCCAGGAGTTGCTTACCCGCTTGCTGGAAGAGCGAGAAACCCTTACCGATCTCACCATGGTGGACCCGCTCACCGGCCTGTATAACCGACGTGGACTGCAAACCAGGCTGGATAACCTGCCAACGGTGGATAATGGTGAACATTTTGTTCTGCTGCTGGATATCGACCACTTCAAGGCTTACAACGACCACTACGGTCATATGATGGGCGATCAGGCGCTGATCCGCGTCTCTGCGGCGATCCGTGATGCGGTGCGCTCGCGCGACATCGTTGCGCGCTTTGGAGGCGAAGAGTTTATGGTACTGCTGACCAACATCTCACTTGAAAATGCTCGCCTGACGGCTGAGCGGATCCGCCAAAAAGTGTACGATTTAAAAATCCCGCATATGTTCAATGAAAGCGTGGCAACCAATGTCACCATCAGTATTGGTATTGCCATTTTTGAGGGTGAAGACGTCGAAGGGGCGCTGGGAAAAGCGGATAAAGCGCTATATGAAGCCAAGCATATGGGACGCAACAACATCCTGTACAGCGAAGAGCTGCAAACGTCTTAA
- a CDS encoding DUF1435 domain-containing protein, translating to MILVIIIGVRELTMLSKALGSAWGVLLPGMIIGGLMFADLSVDIWKLIIVSGLLMTSAMIWHKQLRHYVLLPSCVALVSGILVILMSLK from the coding sequence ATGATATTGGTTATCATTATTGGTGTGAGAGAACTAACCATGTTGAGTAAAGCGCTGGGAAGTGCCTGGGGTGTGTTGTTGCCTGGGATGATCATTGGCGGTCTGATGTTTGCCGATCTCTCTGTCGACATCTGGAAACTGATTATTGTGTCAGGGTTACTGATGACATCGGCGATGATCTGGCATAAGCAATTGCGGCACTATGTGTTGTTGCCATCGTGCGTTGCATTGGTCAGTGGAATATTGGTAATACTGATGAGTTTGAAATAA
- the rsmC gene encoding 16S rRNA (guanine(1207)-N(2))-methyltransferase RsmC: protein MSAFTPASEVLLRHSDDFEESRILFAGDMQDDLPARFDCAESRAHTQYYHHWQVLSRQMGERARFSLVAEQSDVADCDTLIYYWPKNKPEAQFQLMNLLSLLPVGCDIFVVGENRSGVRSAEQMLEEYAPLNKIDSARRCGLYHGRLEKQPSFDADKFWGEYQLDDLTIKTLPGVFSRDYLDVGSKLLLSTLTPHTKGKVLDVGCGAGVLATVLASHSPKVRLTLCDVSAPAVEASRATLAANGFEGEVIASNVFSDVTGRFDMIISNPPFHDGMETSLEAAQTLIRGAVRHLNSGGELRIVANAFLAYPKVLDETFGFHEVIAQTGRFKVYRTVMTRQAKK from the coding sequence ATGTCTGCATTTACCCCGGCAAGTGAAGTCTTGCTGCGTCACAGTGATGATTTCGAAGAAAGCCGTATTCTTTTTGCCGGAGATATGCAGGATGACCTGCCTGCGCGTTTCGACTGTGCTGAAAGCCGTGCCCACACCCAGTATTACCACCACTGGCAGGTGCTGAGCCGCCAGATGGGCGAGCGCGCGCGCTTTAGCCTGGTGGCAGAGCAAAGCGACGTTGCCGATTGCGACACGCTGATTTACTACTGGCCGAAAAACAAACCTGAAGCGCAATTCCAGCTGATGAACCTGCTCTCCCTGCTGCCGGTGGGATGCGATATCTTCGTGGTGGGTGAAAACCGTAGCGGCGTTCGCAGTGCCGAACAGATGCTGGAAGAGTACGCGCCGCTGAACAAAATCGACAGCGCCCGTCGCTGTGGCCTGTACCACGGTCGCCTGGAAAAACAGCCATCGTTTGATGCAGATAAATTCTGGGGCGAATATCAGCTTGATGATTTGACCATCAAAACCCTGCCTGGCGTTTTCAGCCGCGACTATCTGGACGTAGGCAGCAAACTGCTGCTCTCCACCCTGACACCGCATACCAAAGGCAAAGTGCTCGATGTGGGCTGTGGCGCGGGCGTGCTGGCAACAGTGCTTGCCAGTCATTCACCAAAAGTACGCTTAACCTTATGTGATGTCAGCGCGCCAGCGGTTGAAGCTAGCCGCGCAACGCTTGCCGCAAACGGTTTTGAAGGTGAAGTGATCGCCAGCAACGTCTTCTCTGACGTGACCGGTCGCTTTGACATGATTATCTCTAACCCGCCGTTCCACGACGGGATGGAAACCAGCCTTGAAGCGGCGCAAACCCTGATCCGCGGTGCAGTACGTCACCTTAACAGCGGCGGTGAACTGCGTATCGTCGCCAACGCCTTCCTGGCGTATCCGAAAGTGCTGGATGAAACCTTCGGCTTCCACGAAGTGATTGCCCAGACCGGGCGCTTTAAGGTGTACCGCACCGTGATGACGCGTCAGGCTAAAAAGTAA
- a CDS encoding DNA polymerase III subunit psi encodes MTSRRDWQLQQLGITQWALRRPTALQGEIAIAIPAHVRLVMVAEALPALNEALIGDVLLSLKLTPDQVLQLTPERVAMLPPDSRCNSWRMGEVDELALEGSQISSPVLEELKANPKARSALWQQICKYEHDFFPHDA; translated from the coding sequence ATGACATCCCGACGAGACTGGCAGTTGCAGCAGCTGGGTATTACCCAGTGGGCCTTGCGTCGCCCGACGGCGTTGCAGGGTGAAATTGCCATTGCCATTCCTGCGCATGTTCGCCTGGTGATGGTGGCGGAGGCGCTGCCTGCCCTGAATGAAGCCCTTATTGGCGATGTCCTTCTTAGCCTGAAGCTCACGCCCGATCAGGTATTACAGCTGACGCCAGAACGGGTCGCGATGCTGCCTCCTGATAGCCGCTGTAACAGCTGGCGGATGGGAGAGGTGGACGAACTCGCCCTTGAGGGAAGCCAGATAAGCTCTCCCGTGCTGGAAGAGCTAAAAGCAAACCCAAAAGCGCGCAGCGCGCTGTGGCAACAAATCTGCAAATATGAACACGATTTCTTCCCTCACGACGCCTGA
- the rimI gene encoding ribosomal protein S18-alanine N-acetyltransferase, translated as MNTISSLTTPDLTTAFAIETRAHAFPWSEKTFASNQGDRYLNYRLDVDGTMAAFAITQVVLDEATLFNIAVDPAFQRRGLGRELLEYLIRELETRDVFTLWLEVRASNVAAIALYESLGFNEATIRRNYYPTAEGREDAIIMALPLG; from the coding sequence ATGAACACGATTTCTTCCCTCACGACGCCTGATCTGACGACAGCGTTCGCGATTGAAACACGCGCCCATGCGTTTCCGTGGAGCGAAAAAACATTCGCCAGCAATCAGGGCGACCGCTATCTGAACTACCGCCTGGATGTCGATGGCACGATGGCGGCATTCGCCATCACTCAGGTCGTGCTGGATGAAGCAACGCTGTTTAACATCGCGGTCGACCCGGCGTTTCAGCGCCGAGGCCTGGGAAGGGAGCTGCTGGAGTATTTAATTCGCGAGCTTGAAACCCGTGACGTTTTCACCCTGTGGCTGGAAGTACGCGCATCAAATGTCGCCGCCATCGCACTCTACGAAAGCTTAGGCTTTAACGAGGCGACAATCCGCCGTAACTACTACCCCACCGCAGAGGGACGTGAAGACGCCATCATCATGGCTCTGCCGCTTGGATAA
- the yjjG gene encoding pyrimidine 5'-nucleotidase → MKWDWIFFDADETLFTFDSFGGLQRMFLDYSVTFTAEDFQDYQAVNKPLWVDYQNGTITALQLQHQRFDVWAERLKVSPGSLNDAFLNAMADICAPLPGAVSLLDSLKGKAKLGIITNGFTALQQIRLERTGLRDHFDALVISEEVGVPKPDPRIFDYALAQAGNPERERVLMVGDTAESDILGGMNSGLSTVWLNAHGRVQPEGIQPTWTVSSLNELEQLLCKQ, encoded by the coding sequence ATGAAATGGGACTGGATTTTCTTTGATGCCGACGAAACGCTGTTTACGTTTGACTCGTTCGGTGGCCTACAGCGGATGTTTCTGGATTATAGCGTTACCTTCACCGCTGAAGATTTTCAGGACTATCAGGCGGTTAATAAACCGCTGTGGGTGGATTACCAGAACGGTACTATCACCGCGTTGCAGCTGCAACATCAGCGCTTTGATGTGTGGGCAGAGCGCCTGAAGGTGAGTCCTGGCTCGCTGAATGATGCCTTCCTGAATGCGATGGCCGATATCTGCGCGCCGCTGCCGGGTGCGGTTTCCCTGCTGGACTCCCTGAAAGGTAAGGCGAAACTGGGTATTATTACCAACGGATTTACCGCCTTACAGCAGATCCGTCTTGAACGTACCGGCCTGCGCGATCATTTCGATGCGCTGGTGATTTCCGAAGAAGTGGGCGTACCAAAACCCGATCCGCGTATTTTCGATTACGCGCTGGCGCAGGCAGGCAATCCTGAGCGCGAACGCGTGCTGATGGTAGGGGACACCGCCGAGTCGGATATTCTGGGTGGCATGAACTCGGGCTTGTCGACCGTCTGGCTGAATGCGCACGGTCGCGTGCAGCCTGAAGGTATCCAACCGACCTGGACCGTCTCGTCATTGAACGAACTGGAGCAACTCCTGTGTAAACAATGA